Proteins from a single region of Apium graveolens cultivar Ventura chromosome 7, ASM990537v1, whole genome shotgun sequence:
- the LOC141671604 gene encoding protein NUCLEAR FUSION DEFECTIVE 4-like: MGFKYSPAGKWLGFVTAIWVQAISGNNYTFSNYSDALKSLMSLTQLELNNLSVAKDVGKAFGILAGLGSDRLSPPVLLLIGSVMGFVGYGVQWLVISGHIHPLPYWAMCVFLCMGGNSTTWMNTAVLVTCMRNFRKTRGPVTGMLKGFVGLSTAIFTDLCSTLFSDDPATFVLMLAVVPFAVCLTAILFLREIPPSSTSKEDKQEVKFFGIFNVVAVVIALYLLAFDVSGPHGRILSQAFATILLILLAFPLCVPVYLMLQSSIRSKDSTLSSTENNASEPLLVQENQPEAEKKPDTTVAEVVVEEEIEKRQPVIGEEHTIMEALKTIDFWIMFFSFLCGVGTGLAVINNMGQMGLALGYADVSMFVSLTSIWGFFGRILSGSVSEYFIKKAGTPRPLWNAASQILMFVGYILMAMALPGSLYVGSIVVGVCYGVRLAITVPTASELFGLKYYGLIYNILILNLPLGSFLFSGLLAGFLYDSQATPTAGGGNTCIGAHCYRLVFIVMAITCVIGFGLDVLLTFRTKSVYSKIYASKKGRKSVTLS; encoded by the exons ATGGGTTTCAAATATTCTCCGGCCGGAAAATGGCTAGGCTTTGTAACTGCCATTTGGGTTCAAGCAATCTCAGGCAACAACTACACATTTTCTAACTACTCTGATGCACTTAAGTCACTCATGTCATTGACTCAACTGGAGTTAAACAATCTTTCTGTGGCTAAAGACGTGGGAAAAGCGTTTGGGATACTCGCCGGACTTGGCTCCGACCGGTTGTCACCGCCAGTGTTGCTTCTCATTGGTTCTGTTATGGGGTTTGTTGGGTATGGAGTTCAATGGCTTGTCATTAGTGGTCATATTCACCCTCTTCCTTATTGGGCG ATGTGTGTATTTCTGTGTATGGGAGGAAATAGCACAACATGGATGAACACTGCTGTTCTGGTTACATGTATGCGGAATTTTAGAAAAACTAGGGGTCCAGTTACGGGAATGCTTAAAGGCTTTGTTGGATTAAGTACTGCTATATTCACAGATCTATGTTCTACATTATTTTCAGATGATCCTGCAACTTTTGTTCTAATGCTAGCAGTGGTTCCTTTCGCTGTTTGCTTGACTGCCATTCTATTTCTTCGTGAAATTCCACCATCTTCCACTTCTAAAGAAGATAAACAAGAAGTGAAATTCTTTGGGATTTTCAATGTTGTTGCTGTGGTAATAGCTCTTTATCTGCTAGCATTTGATGTTAGTGGACCACATGGCCGCATCTTATCTCAAGCATTTGCTACCATACTTCTTATTCTTTTGGCTTTCCCGTTATGTGTTCCTGTGTACCTTATGTTACAAAGTTCAATCCGGTCTAAAGATTCAACACTTTCGAGTACTGAAAATAACGCAAGTGAGCCACTTCTAGTGCAAGAAAATCAGCCAGAGGCAGAGAAAAAGCCAGACACAACTGTTGCAGAGGTAGTAGTGGAAGAGGAGATTGAGAAAAGGCAGCCAGTGATCGGAGAAGAACACACAATAATGGAAGCATTAAAGACTATTGATTTCTGGATTATGTTTTTCTCATTTCTTTGCGGAGTTGGGACTGGCTTGGCCGTGATAAATAACATGGGACAAATGGGATTGGCTCTGGGATACGCTGATGTCTCAATGTTTGTTTCACTCACTAGCATTTGGGGATTTTTCGGGCGGATTCTTTCTGGTTCTGTTTCAGAGTACTTCATCAA GAAAGCTGGAACACCAAGGCCTCTCTGGAATGCAGCTTCTCAAATTTTGATGTTTGTGGGATACATATTGATGGCTATGGCTTTGCCTGGTTCTCTTTATGTTGGCTCAATTGTAGTAGGAGTATGTTACGGAGTCCGCCTTGCTATCACTGTTCCAACTGCTTCGGAATTGTTTGGTCTCAAGTACTATGGTCTGATTTACAACATCCTAATCCTCAACCTTCCGCTGGGCTCTTTTCTGTTCTCTGGATTGCTTGCTGGTTTCTTGTATGATTCACAGGCTACACCCACCGCGGGAGGCGGAAACACATGCATCGGGGCTCATTGTTACAGGCTAGTGTTTATTGTCATGGCTATTACATGTGTTATTGGATTTGGTTTGGATGTTTTACTGACTTTTAGAACAAAAAGTGTATATTCGAAGATTTATGCTAGCAAGAAGGGACGGAAGTCAGTGACTTTATCTTAG